The Nicotiana sylvestris chromosome 6, ASM39365v2, whole genome shotgun sequence genomic sequence gtgcaagtcttaaataacACTATGAAACTATTCCCAGTGTCAGAATTCCGTTCGGACCTTGATATCACAAAAAacggctccaaaccaaatttcaagaacttcaaaatccttcaAGAACCaattttcactattaggcgccaaaacgctcccggttcgtccaaaacccgatccggacatacgcccaagtcctaatTCGTCATATAAACCTGTTAGAACCTTCATATTCTGattcgaggtcatttactcaaaatattgactgaagtcaaacttgatcttttaagccaaccttaaggaaccaagtgttccgatttcaacccaaactcttccaaatcttgaaccaaccatccccgcaagtcataaattagtaaaagcaagtacgagaagtcttatttaggggaacagaGTTCTATAAAGCAGAACGACCAgttaggtcgttacattctccacctcttaaataaacgttcatcctcgaacaggtTTAGATTCACACCTGAAGTGCCATATAACTATCTGATCCGCATATCCTCCTTggactcccaagtcgcctccccgactggttgacccctccactggacctttaccgtagaaatcctcttggatctcaactggcgatcctgtctatcaacaatggaaactggctcctcctcataacccaaactctcatctagctgaatagtactgaagtctaacacatgggacaagtcagcgtgatacctccgaagcatagacacgtgaaaaactggatgaacttCTAATAAgatgggaggtaaagcaagctcataagcaacctccccaactcgcctcaacacctcaaataggcctataaacctggggctcaacttggccttcttcccgaatctcataataccctttatcggtgagactttcaagagaactttCTCGCctaccatgaatgatacatcccGCGTCTTctgatctgcataactcttctgtctggactgagctgtgtgaagtctttcctgaatcaactttaccttttctaaagcatctttCACCAAGTCTGTACCATACAACTTAGCCTTACCAAGCTCAAACCACCTGATAGGAGAACAACAtcaccgaccatataaagcctcaaatagagCCATCTCGATACTGGACTAATAACTATTATTGTAAGGAAACTtcgccaaaggcaagaactgatctgACTGCCGTCGATCTGCAGGTGAAAATCTATGCTAATCTCTAAACgcgtccccaactcactctgtacggctctccagaaatgggaagtgaactgaagGCCTCTATTTGTTATGATGGAAACAAGCATACCGTGCAACTGAACTATCTCTAGAATGTAGATCTGAGCCAAACtctctgaagtataagtagtcacTACTGAAATGACCCAAGctgcatcaaacttctgcaaTGTCATAGTAATGCACCCCCTTCCACTCAGGTATatgcatctgctgaagtaggccaactggcctctggtgctcatacttaacctgctagcaattcaaacacctagccacatactcaactatgtctacATTCATCtgctgccaccaataatgctgtctcaggtcacgatacatcttcgtagcacctagatgaatggaataccatgaactgtgtacctcctctagaatcctATCCCccaagccatcaacattaggaacacataagtAACCCTGGAGTCACATAACGCCATCCTCGCCAATATAAACCTCCTTGGCACAACCCTGTAGCaccgtctctctgagaactgcCAAATGCAGATCATAGAACTACcgagccttgatctgccccaatagtAAAGACTGAGCAACAACATACGTAAggactcggctgggctctgaaatgtccaacctcacaagtctgttagccaaggactgaatgtccaaagctagtgatCTCTCCTccgctgaaatgaatgccaagctacctatACTCTCTGTCTTCCTACTCAAGGCGTCTACGACCACATTTACCTTGCccagatgataaagaatggtgatgtcgtaatcgtttagtaactcaagccatcaacgctgcctcaaattgagatccctctacttaaaaaatgttgtaagctgcgatgatcagtataaaccttacatgacaccccatacagataatgcctccatatcttaagagcatgaacaatcgctgcTAATTCTAGGTCATGCACATGGTAATTTTTCAGCTGACGTGAAGTATATGCAATAACTCACCCCTTATGTATCAATACACATCTCAAGCCAATGCGTGAAGTATCGCAATATACCATATACATCTGTGAACCGGAAGGAAAGACTAGAACCGgtgctatagtcaaagctgtcttgagcttctgaaagctcgcctcacaatcatcggaccaacggaaaggagcacccttctgggtcaatatAGTCAGAgatgatgcaatggatgaaaaaccCTGCATAAATCGgcggtaataacctgctaaccccaggaaactcccgATCTCAGTCACTAAAGTAGGACGTGgctaactctgaactgcctcaatcttcttgggatccaccttaataccctctcatgatacaatatgccccaagaatgctactgactctagccaaatgtcacacttggagaacttaacatatagcttctgctcttgcaaggtctgaagcactactctcaaattcTGCTCATGCTCCCCTaggctacgtgagtatatcaagatgtcgtcaatgaagatgaTAACAAAGAAATCAATATAAGGCatgaacaccctgttcatcaagtccataaatgccactggggcattagtcaacccaaaggacatcactagaaactcataatggccatatctagtacgaAAAGCAATCTTCGGGACATTTGAGTCCGAAATCTTCAGCTGAAgataccctgatctcaagtcgatcttagagaacaccctagaaccctgcaactggtcaaaaaATTCATCAATGCACAacaacgggtacttgttcttgatggtagccttgttcaactggcgataataaatgcacatccgcatagtcccatccttctttttcacaaacaacactggtgcaccccaaggtgacacactcggtctaacaaacccctttgctaacaactcctcaagttgctccttcaactctttcggagcaaTACAGTGTGATGGATAGATATAAGCTAGGTACCTGGAGTAAAATCAAtatagaaatcaatatcacgatctggtggcatgctaGGAAGGTCAGAAGGAAAGACATCAGCAAACTCCCGGActattggaactgaatcaatcatcggagactcTGCAGTAGTGTCCCGAACATatgctagataagccaaacaaccctccTCGAACATatgccgagttttaagaaaagagatgacccgactagatgtactaactgaggaacccttccactccaaccttggcAACTTTGGCATCACTAAagtaatagtcttggcatggcaatctaagACGGCGTAGTATGGGGATAACCAATTCATGCTTAGGATGACCTtaaagtcggtcatatcaagcaacaggaGGTCTACTCTAGTCTCAAATCCATAGAATGTGAGCACACAGGATCGATaaatccgatccacaaccacagaatcacccacaagagtggacacatgaataggagtacccaaggactcatgAGGAATATCTaaaaaatgagcaaacagaggtgacatatatgaataggtagaccctctatcaaatagcactgaagcatccctaccgcagacggaaataatacctgtgataatgGCATCTAAGGCTAATGCATCTGGTCTAGCCGCAAAAGCACAGAATCTGGCTGGAAcgccagctggctggcctccacctaacTGAGTAGTAGTTGGCTGGCCTCTCCCTGCCTGGTCTCtacctctaggacgacccctaccAGTCGGTCCTCCGCCTCTGAGTGGCTAGGCAACCGGTGCTGCAATCATGGGCTGCTAAAACTGCTGCACTACCTTGCCCCAAAGCCTGGGGAAATATCTCCGCATATGACCAAGATCTTCGCACTCGAAACAACCCCGCGGTGCGGTGACCTTCTGCCCTGATGTCTAACCCTGATGGCCTGTAGACCCACTAGAAGAAGCCTGAATAGCCGGTGGGCGGTATCAACTCTCTGGTATGGCACTGAAGTAGGAACCAGAAGAACCCTGGATAGCTGGCGGGCGGTAAGAGCTCTCAAGAATGGCGCTGAAATAGGGGTGCGCTTGAGCACCTCGAAGAGGTAGTGGTGCTGAATATAGGGGCCTACTGGGCTGACCCCTCCAAACTGACCTCTTCCCCTAGCcagggcacctctaaactctccatAGAATCGAGCCCTCTTGTCCTGTtgcatctgctctctacctctcagacggtagccctcaatcctTCGAGCAATCTCCACTACCAGCTAGTAAGGAGTCCCCATCTCAACATCTTtggccatgttggccctaatGCCAGAGTGTAACCCTACAACAAAATCCGTACTCTCTCTGTTTCAGTAGGAACTATCATCAGTGCATGGCGGGACAACTCCAAAAACCTCGCCTTATAGTCGGTCACTGACATCTGACCCTGCCCCAGCTGCTCAAACTAATACTGCAACCTTCCCTcttagagggtggaatatacctatccaggAAAAGCTCTGATCCCAAGTAATAGGAGGAGAACCCGCTCGCCCGCCAAGAACATAAAACTGCCACCATCTATGGGCCCTGCCCTCCAACTGGAATATAGTGAAGTCAACCCTATGAGACTCCAATATTATCATGTTGTGAAGTCTGCCCTTGCATCTATCAATGAAATTATGGGCATCCTCATGCCGCTCACCTCCAAAGATAGGAaggtgtagcctagtccatctacCCAATAACTTCTGTGGATCGCCATCCGCAGCCGGTCTCGGCTCGAGTACCACTGCAGCAACTGGCTGAGCCCCATCTGTGGGTAGTGCACCCAGAGTCTGATACACTATAGCTGCATgaccaggagcctgagcagtaagggtctgtgctccccctcctgctTGAGAGGTGGCTGGGTTTGctagaaataaaccagcctgagtcatggtatccatgaaccgcaacatacggcccatgacctcctagaAACCCGGTGCTATCATAAAAACCAtcggggtaggctcagctgcgggcatcttgccctgctcctcaatgataGGATCCCCCGCAAGATCTACTGGTGGTGCAACTGGGGTAGCTTTGGGACGCCCTCGTCCTCTACctcgggccggtgccctccccGGCCTCTACCTCAGCCTCCAGAAATGGTGGAGCATTTCCTCCCGGGTCTGGAACGTCTGCCGTGCGCGTCCTCACTATCTATGAGAGAATATAAGAAGGAATGGTATACCATCAACTACACgatagaagatgaataaagagtagtttcctaacaccctatagcctctcgaagataagtacagatgtctccgtaccgatccacaagactctattaggtttgcccatgacttgtgagacctacgtgaacctagtgctctgataccatgttgtcacgacccaaattttgtcataggtcgtgatggcgcccgaCACTGTTGTCATGAAAGCCAACCCTAATTCAATTAATGGGTTCTCATTATTTTACCAAAATAAACCCAATATTTTCTTAACAGTTAATCTTTTAAACAGTCAATAATTAACATGTTCATAATAATATAAATACATCCCAAAATAATAGTCTACAGTGTGTGccaggaactagtgtcacaagtactagGGAAACTAGTAGAATGTACCAAAAATACCACTATCCTGCTGCCTGAAACAGAATAGACAGTACATAACAACAGAAGAAGAGAACTCCGGTATATTGCTGAATGACTCAAAAGGGGCAGCTCACTGTGAGATCTCGATCAGGAATCAGGAATGCACGTCGAAGGGTTAACTAGATGCACCTACCTCAGATCTTGTATAGTTAAGTACataagcgtagcatgagtacataaacaacatgtacctagCAAGTATCTAGTCTAACTTCGAATAAGTAGTGATGGGGgatcgacttgacacttactaaggtcaatatcaataatatttaAGGTTTACGctaagcatggataacatgaATATAATGATAGTCTCAGAACAAGGAGAAACAATGCATCAATTTCAGTCATGTCATATAATAATTTTGCATTTCCAAAACATTTAAACAGAGTAAATCATGGATAAATTCCATATAAATaacatgcgcacattatgccgaggtcgtacggcccggtccaacataatattaaACTGTACACTGCCAGAGGGCCGAATGACGCGAAccgtagatgcatctatttctaccgaggcaatCGACCCGATCCACAATTAGCAATTATTATCAAGTAAGCATATATTACTCATTTAtagtcaaataaattcatacaagttctCAAATAAGTGCGTACATTCGTTTTTATTTATTGTGCAATTCCTAACATGTCCTAAGCGATCTCAGTAGCAAGCAAAAATGTAAGCATTTGCATGTATAGCATGATACAAGTCCTAAACTACTCGgacaattagcataatagtagctacgcacggactctcgtcatcacgtatgtacgtagcccccacaggTAGTCACatacatttatttaattcacctagGGGTTTATTTCCATTTtacgaggttagaaaggagactgaCCTCCAAGCTTACTTCGAATTTCAAGAAcacgctcaaaccctcaattcggaACCGAACGATCCCAAACTATTCAAACGGGATAacaactagtcaatacaagctcaaaagttcatattctaactattaaagtaatttccaaccctaaacacaagtttcctaaaattcatccccgagcccacgtgcccggattctgggAAATTTTGAataaagttgttacccataactaaggatcaataatatatgatttttacttcattccataacaatttttgtggttaaatcttgtttttatcaaaaacataggttttactctaaacccataatttccactaatttacatgttgtaatctacccataaactatgtagTAAACTCACATTAGGTAGAAAATTACTTATATCACAAAGCTAGGTTGAAATCTCCCCTTTTGAAGCTCCCAAATTTCCCAAGAATGTAATAAATGGCCCCAAATATGGCTAAGTCCTGATTTTAAACTCACTGCCCAGCTGcccccttcatcgcgaacgcgacatgaGCCTCGcgttggcgaaggccattggatCAGGCCCTATGAAGGCCCTTCATTGCGAACCCACCATTGacacacgaacgcgaaggctagcTTGGCTAAACCCACGTGAACACAAAGAACAAAGCTGGCCTGGCCCAGCTACtctactctacgcgaacgcgtgtcACCTCACGCGAACACGAAAGTCATTGGCccaaaccttcgcgaatgcggagtaGCTATCGCGTACGCAAAGTGCATTCCCCCTCTCGGCCCAATATCTTCTACGCAAACGCGATggtcccttcgcgttcgcgaagaaggaaaccagaactgggcaAAATCTAGTTTCATGCAATTAGCTCCAACgggtccgaaactcacctgagccacTCGGGACCCCGTCAAAAGGTACTAACAGGTCTGTAAACATAATATGGACTTGCTCGAATTCTCGAAACGGGAAAAAGAACAACGAaaccaagaatcataccccaaaaccaaattgaatcaaactttgaACTTCAGGTTCTTTAAATCCGCCAAATGCGTCGAATCATACTTGGACTACTCGGATTggcaccaaattttgcatgcaagtcttaaATAACACTATGGAACTATTTTCGATGTCGAAATTCTgttcggacctcgatatcacaaacaaccactccaaaccaaatttcaagaacttcaaaatccttaaagAACCAaatttcactattaggcgccaaaatgctcccgggttgTCCAAAATGCAATCCGAACATAAGCCCAAGTCAAAAATCagcatacaaacctattggaaccttcaaatcttgatttcgaggccgtttactcaaaatgttgaccgaagtcaaacttggccttttaagccaaccttaaggaaccaagtgttccgattttaaCCCAAACTCTTCTAAATCCCGAACCAACTATCCCCGCAAgttataaatcagtaaaagcaagtacgagaagtcttatttaggggaacgggattctagaaagcaaaacaaccaatcgggtcgttacacatgaaatactggatgcacactcgacaagctaggtggcaaggcaagctcgtaagccacctccccaatcctctgaagtacctcaaaaggcccaatggaccaagggctcaactttcccttcttcccgatactcataacacccttcatgggtgaaaccttcagtagaatcTTCTCCCCAATCATGTAAGAGACACCACAAACTTTCCtgttggcataactcttctgtcaaGATTGTGCCTTGCGAAGCCGCTCCTGActcaatttaaccttgtccaaagcatcctgaaccaggtcagtacctaatagcctagccttgcgcggcttaaaccaacccaccggagatctacaccgcctcccatataaagcctcatgcagagccatctgaatgctcgactgataattgttgttgtaagcaaactccacgaGCGGCAGAAACTAGTCCCATGAACACCGAAATCAATGACAGAAGAACAtatcatatcctccaatatctaaatagtgcgctcggactatccatCCCTTTGAGagtgaaatgctatactcaactctacctgagtgcccaactctcgctgcacggctctccaaaattgCAATGTAAACTgtgtgcctctatctgaaatgatggaaactagcacactatgaaggcgaacaatctctttgatgtaaatctcagccaccCGATCTGAAGAATAAGTAATACTCACCGGAATGAAGTGCACGAACTTGGTTATCCGATCCACAATctcccaaatagcatcgaatttcctcgaagtccgtgggagtccaacaatgaaatccatggaGATCCACTTGcacttccactttggaatctctatcctctgaagcaatccacctagtctctgatgctcatattttacctgctgacaattgagacaccgagctacaaacccaactatattcttcttcattctcatccaccaatagtactgcctcaggttctggtacatcttcgcagcacccggatggatagaataccgcgaactgtgggcctacTCAAGAATTAACTCCtgtagcccatctacattgggcacacatatccggccctgcatcctcaataccacatcatctccaatagtaacaTCTCTGGCATTATCGTGTTGAACCCTGTCCATGagaacaagcaaatgagggtcatcatactggcattctctgatgtgatcaaataaggaagaccaagataTCACCCATGCTAGAACTCGACTAAGCTGCGAAACATCTAATCTAACGAACTGggtagctaaggcctgaacatcaactgcaagaggtctctcaccaacaggaatgaatgcaagactacccatacttactgccttcctactcaaagcatcgaccaccatattggcctttcccagatgataccAAATAGTAATATAATAATCTTTTAGCAGATCCaaccatctacgctgcctcatatttagatccttctatttgaacaagtgttggaggctacgatgatcattaaatacctcacaagacataccatagagatagtgcctccaaatcttcaacgcatgaacaatggaagctaactccaaatcatggacatggtagttcttcttatggggcttcaactggcacGAAACATAAACAATCACTCCACCCTCCTGAATCAATACACACTCAATACcgatccgagaagcatcacaatatactgtatgaGAACCATATACTGATGGTAGAACTAgaattggagctgtggtcaaagcagtcttgagcttatGTAAGATCTCTTCACACTCATCTAACCACCTGAAAGGAttacccttttgggtcaatttggtcaagggcgatgcaataaaTGAGAAACCCTACATGAAGCAACAGTAATAACCagtcaaaccaagaaagctctgaatctctatagctgaggacggcctgggccaactttgaaccacCTTTATattcttcgaatccacctgaataccctcagtGAACACCATGTGTcccaagaacgccactgaactaagccaaaactcacacttggagaacttagcataaagcttctcctccctcaaccgctgtaACACAATCTTCAAATGCTGCGCATGCTCCTCCTGTTACACCAGGATATCttcaatgaatacaatgacaaatgaatcgagatacggctgaaacacactgttcatcagatgcatgaatgcaAACACATAATTTTTGACActtaaaaacacaaaaatattttcatctttAGTTTAAAGTCAATTAATATATTTATGTTTATAGTATTTTAATTTTACCATGATTTTAGCCTATTTTCTCTACTTTTTACTttattataacatttgaaaatacaaaaatagttttacttttaatatttaattttattttagtagtttattttaattaattaagagtgatttttatatttttataaatacATAGACCCTACCTAATTTTTCCTAAATCCAAGCCCATATCCCTCAACACTAAAAATCCTACATCTCCTCATTTTTGAAAAAACTAGTGACACACACACTCAAAAAAAGAAGAACGATCAGAGATGGAAATCGGCTGCCTCCCTCAAAGACTCAACTCCTCCCAATTTCCAACAATACCTCCTAGTTTCAAAGAGCTAAATTTTTCCGCCTCCAACTCCAAAAATCATCCATACTCTCCAACACCCAGCAGCCtaaacacacacacatatatagaaTGAGATAAAAAAAAGGGGAAACGACAAAGAGGGGGAGGGGAATTGAACGAAAAATCAGAGAGGAAATCTTGAGAGAAAAGGTTTGAGATAAGGTTCTTCTCATTCTTCCATCTTGATTCTTTTTTGATTGTTTTTCAGAAAATACAGACCAAAAAAAAATTCTCCATTTCTTGTcctcaaattcaaaaaaatatatttcttctttcagtttggATTTTGATTTCCATATGGAGTTTGATTGAAGACGTATTCGAGTCGAAGTTCCTCCTCCATTCTGAGTTCCCCGCCGTGAGTAGATTTCCGTTTTGGTTCGCGATTATTGTTAGATTTTGCTTCAGATTGTATTCAAAGGCTTATTTTTGAATAAAAGTTCAAGAGAAATTGGCTGAAATTTTGCTATTCGCTGCTGATTATTTCTCAAATGAACTCAAGGCATTAGGTACATACCCACTAATTTGTCATTTACCTTTTTTAATCAATGATTTGAATTGCTTGAAAGGTCGTGAATCTATTGCTTCTGCTGTTCCTTGGGTATATATACACCTAATAGGATACTCAATTGATTTAAATTTTACCCGTCATGCTTAAACTAATTGTGATTTTGTGACTAGTCATAATTTGGGGAAGTGAAGGCTCATCTGTGAGAATATTAAACTGTGTATGTTCTTCAGTTGATTCTGTGAGTGATACTGGGTGTTTGAAGAACCTCGCTGTCAAATTATAATCCATGTAATTCATTATTGTAAACCCCAAAGGCCTTGAGTAAATATGTTGTTTAATATAATGTATGAATTTAGATGTTATTAACTAGGAACTAATATTCACACTGTTTCATTCGAATCCCTACCATGTTTAACCATGAATGTGCTTAAGAGTTTTATGGATAAGTTTATTAATCTGATGTCATATgtagaaatagaaaaaaaattattttcatttattagatccaaaaaggaaaataacaaatTGAAGTCTTGGAATGAAATGTGTGGTCTAGTTGTTAAAAGATTTGGACCGGAATAACCTTCATCGCACCTTGGGCTTTTAGTTAAATGCTGACATTTTTTTGTGTAATCTCAAACTTAGGAAAGAAATAAATCTTGAATAATCTCTAgtatgctttaggcgcgtattaataaataaattatcgtgattatgtacacgtgcgcgtgataTAGTTATAATTTTTAAACTTAAAACTAAGGTACACGTTCGCATGACTTTGTCCAAAAAatcttaataattaataaagcgtgatAGATTGTGTACACatatgcgtgacatgattttaGCTCCCCAAATAAAAGGGATTTACGCACATGTAATCCGTTTCAAAGATTAAATCCATAAATGCCATAATCTAAAAGCGGTAGAAGGTAAAAtttacataggttctaaaataaaaaatattaaacaaTTTAATTAATCCAGGTATGATTAAagagaccgtgctaaaaccacagaacccgAGAATGCATATctccttctcccggattaacaaaatttcttacctgGTCTTCTGGTTTCGAAGACTTTAGAGCAGATTCAAACTTTCcctgatttgggatttaaaataaatcggtgactttggataccataaattattccaagtgacgactttgaattaaataaattatcccatttcgattaatgtcaatTAGAGAAACTCCCCATCCCTATACCCTcgggaaaaaagaggtgtgacaatgaaCGTTGTTGGAGCATTTgtcatcccaaaagacatcacaaggaactcacaATGGCCATAACGGGTCCTAAACGCTGTCGTAAGAATATCCgggtcccgaatcttcaactggtgatacccaaacctcaaatcaatcttggagaacaccctcgctccctgaagctggtcaaataggtcatcaaaggatacttgttcttgattgtgactttgttgaatTACCTATAATCAATAGACATTCCCATAAtactatccttcttcttcatgaacagaataggtgcaccccaaggtgacacactaggcctaaaaaaccccttctcaaggagttcctaaaTCTACTccctcaactccttcaactcaatcGGTGCCATacggtatggaggaatagaaataagctgagtgcctggcactaagtcaataccaaaatcaatgtccctattGGGTGACACGCCTGACAGGTCTGCAAGAAATATATCCGGAAACTCTTGCACCACCtgaacagaatcaatagtaggggtctcagcactaacatcccttacaaaggccaaataagataaacaatccttcccaaccatctgcggggcccttcaagtatgaaatcactctactg encodes the following:
- the LOC138871751 gene encoding uncharacterized protein, giving the protein MPRESLALSVRISTPVGDTIIVDRVYRLCVVTIRRLETRVDLLLLSIVDFDVILGMDWLSPCHAVLDCHAKTVMLVMSGLPWIEWHGSLDYVPSREEHAQHLKIVLQRLREEKLYAKFSKCEFWLSSVAFLGHMVFTEGIQGFSFIASPLTKLTQKGNPFRWLDECEEILHKLKTALTTAPILVLPSVYGSHTANMVVDALSRKAVSMGSLAFIPVGERPLAVDVQALATQFVRLDVSQLSRVLAWVISWSSLFDHIRECQYDDPHLLVLMDRVQHDNARDVTIGDDVVLRMQGRICVPNVDGLQELILE